The following proteins are co-located in the Lichenicola cladoniae genome:
- a CDS encoding bifunctional diguanylate cyclase/phosphodiesterase produces the protein MITTLQCPVVADLTSCDIEPIHAPGAIQPYGVLIVADAKTLHVTHVSENFASSSGLRNEDAIGAALSAVIGVEPTAMLQAALSSERHSVASVMTLDLGFHRSPCRDVVVQAHAGHVFLELEIGHHPIDRHKAVSNIQSVIAELPRQTSVAEIADRTVAAVRRVTGYDRVMVYRFDAEGHGEVVAEDKRADLEPLLHYRYPASDIPAQARKLYLTQRIRIIADTDYQPVKLLTGEQAFASEALDMSYCTLRRVSPLHLEYLRNMGVGGTLAISLIHDEALWGMVVCHHQTPHSVPADVAAMCDLVGQIVALLIQQAEEREALGRTVERQAILAGIKGAVDRAPSILAGLGSVHPAMVDLMDAGGVALRLSGCVHLFGATPSATMVDLIFDDVEAVALGEVFAEDSFGRRRLDWVDLADLASGVLYLPLLNNPHDAIIWFRPQVVRTIVWGGDPGKPAADPDGRISPRKSFARWLELVRGTSLPWTRTQIRAAHDLRRVVTDGMLRHAEASLARLSSTDTLTGLANRRQLEQELHAWQAAPAISAALLFVDLDRFKTVNDSLGHAAGDALLLQVADRLQRAVPPGCLVARLGGDEFVVFLLGRVLEVAQEVAAVMLQAFEQPFDLLGRPHRVSASIGVAWSQTQTGDLLREADAAMYAAKRMGSGGAVVFQDSLHQTALTALRTEQDMFLAIQRDEFVLHYQPIVATATGATMGFEALVRWKHPERGLIPPLDFISLAEETWMIVTLGRWIMETGIAELATWRDRDLTLAINVSPRQLGSGDFAGAVRAALHRAGIEAPRVTIEVTEGALMDRAAVAQLHELRAIGCRIAIDDFGTGYSSLAYLRHLPIDIIKIDRSFVTPLGSAPGVDRFFDAIVGLARTLDLRIVAEGVETVQQLRSVKAARCDAAQGYLFSKPLGADERQSRYPGSRPVNSDGAA, from the coding sequence CGTCGTCGAGTGGCCTGCGCAACGAAGATGCGATCGGTGCGGCACTTTCGGCGGTCATCGGCGTCGAGCCGACGGCGATGCTGCAGGCGGCCTTGTCGAGCGAGCGTCATTCGGTGGCCAGCGTCATGACGCTCGACCTCGGCTTTCATCGAAGCCCGTGCCGGGACGTCGTCGTGCAAGCCCATGCCGGGCATGTCTTCCTGGAGCTCGAAATCGGGCACCATCCGATCGATCGGCACAAAGCCGTCTCCAACATCCAGTCGGTGATCGCCGAGCTGCCGCGGCAGACGTCAGTCGCGGAAATCGCTGACCGGACTGTGGCGGCCGTCCGACGCGTGACCGGATATGATCGCGTCATGGTCTACCGCTTCGATGCTGAAGGCCATGGAGAGGTCGTTGCCGAGGACAAGCGGGCCGACCTCGAACCGCTTCTACATTATCGCTATCCAGCTTCCGACATCCCCGCTCAGGCCCGCAAGCTCTATCTGACGCAGCGTATCCGCATCATCGCCGACACCGACTATCAGCCCGTCAAACTCCTTACCGGGGAACAGGCGTTCGCGTCGGAGGCGCTCGACATGAGCTACTGCACCTTGCGCAGAGTGTCGCCGCTGCACCTGGAATACCTTAGGAACATGGGCGTCGGCGGAACCCTGGCGATCTCGCTGATCCACGACGAAGCACTCTGGGGCATGGTGGTCTGCCATCACCAGACGCCACATTCGGTCCCCGCCGACGTGGCGGCGATGTGTGACCTGGTCGGCCAGATTGTAGCACTGCTCATCCAGCAGGCCGAGGAGCGGGAAGCGCTCGGGCGTACGGTCGAGCGGCAGGCGATCCTCGCCGGTATCAAGGGGGCGGTGGACCGCGCCCCCTCGATCCTGGCGGGACTGGGCTCCGTGCACCCGGCGATGGTCGACCTCATGGACGCAGGTGGCGTCGCGTTGCGTCTGAGCGGATGCGTCCATCTGTTCGGCGCGACTCCGTCCGCCACCATGGTGGATCTGATCTTCGACGATGTAGAAGCCGTGGCACTGGGCGAAGTGTTCGCCGAGGACTCGTTCGGGCGGCGTCGCCTCGACTGGGTCGACCTCGCCGATCTGGCAAGTGGCGTGTTGTATCTTCCCCTGCTGAACAATCCGCATGACGCGATCATCTGGTTCCGGCCCCAGGTCGTCCGGACGATCGTTTGGGGTGGCGACCCAGGCAAGCCGGCCGCCGATCCCGACGGACGCATCTCTCCGCGAAAGTCCTTCGCGAGGTGGCTCGAGCTGGTTCGCGGGACCTCGCTGCCTTGGACCCGTACTCAAATACGCGCCGCACACGATCTCAGGCGTGTCGTCACTGACGGCATGCTGCGTCATGCCGAAGCCAGCCTCGCGCGCCTCTCCTCGACCGACACCCTGACCGGGCTGGCCAACCGGAGACAGCTGGAGCAGGAACTGCACGCTTGGCAGGCTGCTCCGGCAATATCGGCGGCCCTGCTGTTCGTCGATCTCGATCGTTTCAAGACGGTCAACGATTCTCTGGGGCATGCGGCTGGCGACGCCCTGCTGCTCCAGGTAGCCGACCGGTTGCAACGTGCTGTTCCGCCCGGCTGTCTGGTCGCCCGCCTCGGAGGTGACGAGTTCGTGGTCTTCTTGCTTGGCCGGGTGCTCGAGGTGGCGCAGGAAGTCGCGGCGGTGATGCTCCAGGCCTTCGAGCAGCCGTTCGACCTGCTGGGCCGGCCGCATCGGGTCAGCGCCAGCATCGGCGTGGCCTGGTCGCAGACACAGACCGGCGACTTGCTCCGGGAAGCCGACGCCGCCATGTACGCGGCAAAGCGCATGGGCTCGGGTGGGGCCGTCGTGTTTCAGGACTCCCTGCACCAGACGGCGCTGACGGCACTGCGCACCGAGCAGGACATGTTCCTGGCGATCCAAAGGGACGAGTTCGTCCTGCACTACCAGCCGATCGTCGCGACCGCGACCGGTGCCACGATGGGTTTCGAGGCCCTGGTGCGCTGGAAGCATCCCGAGCGCGGCCTGATCCCGCCGCTCGACTTCATTTCCCTCGCCGAGGAAACCTGGATGATCGTCACCCTCGGCCGGTGGATCATGGAAACCGGCATTGCCGAGCTCGCAACCTGGCGGGACCGGGACCTGACCCTGGCGATCAACGTCTCGCCGCGCCAGCTCGGCTCCGGCGACTTCGCCGGCGCCGTACGGGCTGCCCTGCACCGGGCCGGGATAGAGGCGCCTCGGGTGACGATTGAGGTCACCGAGGGCGCGCTGATGGACCGGGCGGCTGTGGCCCAACTGCACGAACTGCGCGCGATCGGCTGTCGCATCGCCATCGACGATTTCGGCACCGGCTACTCGTCGCTGGCCTACCTCCGCCATCTGCCGATCGACATCATCAAGATCGACCGCAGCTTCGTGACCCCGCTTGGCTCCGCCCCCGGGGTGGACCGGTTCTTCGACGCCATCGTCGGCCTGGCCCGCACCCTCGATCTCAGGATCGTCGCCGAGGGCGTCGAGACGGTCCAGCAGCTCCGCTCGGTCAAGGCGGCACGCTGCGATGCAGCCCAGGGCTATCTGTTCTCCAAGCCGCTCGGGGCCGACGAACGACAGTCGCGATATCCGGGTTCACGGCCTGTGAACAGCGACGGGGCGGCCTAG
- the clpS gene encoding ATP-dependent Clp protease adapter ClpS, with the protein MPETINTPRVQLELKVERPRLYKVMLVNDDFTPREFVVRVLKAEFQLDEGQASRVMMTAHQRGVCVVAVFTQEVAETKATTATDMARSKGYPLLFTTEPEE; encoded by the coding sequence ATGCCCGAGACAATCAACACCCCCCGTGTCCAGCTTGAGCTCAAGGTCGAGCGGCCGCGGCTGTACAAGGTCATGCTGGTTAACGACGACTTCACGCCGCGTGAGTTCGTGGTCCGGGTGTTGAAGGCGGAGTTCCAGCTGGATGAGGGGCAGGCCAGCCGGGTGATGATGACGGCGCATCAACGTGGGGTCTGTGTGGTTGCTGTCTTCACGCAGGAGGTGGCCGAGACTAAGGCGACCACGGCGACCGATATGGCACGCAGCAAGGGGTATCCGCTGCTTTTCACGACCGAGCCGGAAGAGTAG
- the istB gene encoding IS21-like element helper ATPase IstB, producing MLIHPMVDRLRDLGLAAMADAFIEMSRQSAADDLSREDWLGLLVDREVTARDNKRLGRRLSHARLRQNAVVEDTDLRTPRGLDRGLFQSLAACGWIRDSQHLLIVGPTGVGKSWLACALGHKACREGYAVLYRRAPRLFADIATARGEGRLPRLMRTIERTRLLIIDDWGPEPLSAEQRRDLMEIVDDRDGKGSLLITSQVPTSRWHEIIGDPTLGDAILDRIIHRSHRIELKGESLRKRQVLNTAEGLTSAKEK from the coding sequence ATGCTGATCCATCCCATGGTGGACCGTCTGCGCGATCTTGGCCTGGCCGCGATGGCCGACGCATTCATCGAAATGAGCCGCCAAAGTGCGGCCGATGATCTGTCGCGCGAAGACTGGCTCGGCCTGCTGGTCGATCGCGAGGTGACCGCGCGAGACAACAAGCGGCTCGGCCGGCGGCTCAGCCATGCCCGGTTGCGCCAGAATGCGGTGGTCGAGGACACTGATCTGCGCACGCCCCGCGGGCTCGATCGTGGCCTGTTCCAGAGCCTGGCGGCCTGCGGTTGGATCCGCGACAGCCAGCATCTGCTGATCGTCGGCCCGACCGGCGTGGGTAAATCCTGGCTGGCCTGTGCGCTGGGACACAAAGCCTGCCGGGAAGGTTACGCTGTGCTCTACCGCCGTGCGCCGCGGCTGTTTGCCGACATCGCCACGGCGCGTGGCGAAGGGCGCCTGCCGCGCCTGATGCGGACAATCGAGCGCACACGCCTGCTCATCATCGACGATTGGGGCCCGGAGCCGCTGTCGGCTGAACAGCGTCGCGACCTGATGGAGATCGTCGATGACCGCGATGGGAAAGGCTCGTTGCTGATCACCAGCCAGGTCCCAACGAGCCGCTGGCACGAGATCATTGGCGATCCCACTCTGGGCGATGCAATTCTCGACCGCATCATTCACCGGTCCCATCGCATCGAGCTGAAAGGCGAAAGTCTGCGCAAGCGCCAGGTCCTGAACACGGCAGAAGGCTTGACGAGCGCCAAGGAGAAGTGA